The following coding sequences lie in one Lolium perenne isolate Kyuss_39 chromosome 2, Kyuss_2.0, whole genome shotgun sequence genomic window:
- the LOC127334822 gene encoding uncharacterized protein isoform X3 — MGSPPPSGNLPPSFFLLSPPSSVRLLAATRCAVSVSLLMTATSPWTPDSAGTGRTRLLLLARGCPFSLPKLFLVGPPQRGQADARGRQAAVYPGGRRGAGPALRLQRLGSVRFMPSRAYTGYCEILVEEEGRTSRCGDCNDNSLIMASSSSMKGLYVGDALAYHIMQSPAKVGEPILCQ, encoded by the exons ATGGGTTCCCCGCCGCCGTCCGGCAATCTCCCGCCGTCGTTCTTTCTGCTGTCGCCCCCGTCATCCGTAAGGTTGCTCGCTGCTACGCGTTGCGCGGTTTCCGTGTCGCTGTTGATGACCGCAACGTCTCCATGGACGCCGGACTCGGCCGGGACCGGGAGAACCAGGTTGCTGCTGCTGGCCAGGGGCTGCCCCTTTTCCCTCCCGAAGCTCTTCCTCGTGGGGCCTCCTCAACGAGGCCAGGCAGATGCACGAGGCCGGCAAGCTGCGGTGTATCCTGGAGGGCGCCGCGGCGCGGGACCGGCCCTTCGTCTGCAACGCCTGGGGAGCGTCCGCTTCATGCCCTCCCGTGCCTACACGGGATACTGCGAGATCTTGGTCGAGGAGGAAGGCCGCACTAGCCGCTGCGGTGACTGCAACGACAACAGCTTG ATAATGGCGTCCAGCTCCAGCATGAAAGGGCTCTATGTTGGAGATGCGCTTGCTTACCATATCATGCAGTCCCCTGCCAAGGTTGGAGAGCCTATCTTGTGTCAG TAA
- the LOC127334822 gene encoding uncharacterized protein isoform X2 → MGSPPPSGNLPPSFFLLSPPSSVRLLAATRCAVSVSLLMTATSPWTPDSAGTGRTRLLLLARGCPFSLPKLFLVGPPQRGQADARGRQAAVYPGGRRGAGPALRLQRLGSVRFMPSRAYTGYCEILVEEEGRTSRCGDCNDNSLIMASSSSMKGLYVGDALAYHIMQSPAKVGEPILCQISQWWRSWPSGGRC, encoded by the exons ATGGGTTCCCCGCCGCCGTCCGGCAATCTCCCGCCGTCGTTCTTTCTGCTGTCGCCCCCGTCATCCGTAAGGTTGCTCGCTGCTACGCGTTGCGCGGTTTCCGTGTCGCTGTTGATGACCGCAACGTCTCCATGGACGCCGGACTCGGCCGGGACCGGGAGAACCAGGTTGCTGCTGCTGGCCAGGGGCTGCCCCTTTTCCCTCCCGAAGCTCTTCCTCGTGGGGCCTCCTCAACGAGGCCAGGCAGATGCACGAGGCCGGCAAGCTGCGGTGTATCCTGGAGGGCGCCGCGGCGCGGGACCGGCCCTTCGTCTGCAACGCCTGGGGAGCGTCCGCTTCATGCCCTCCCGTGCCTACACGGGATACTGCGAGATCTTGGTCGAGGAGGAAGGCCGCACTAGCCGCTGCGGTGACTGCAACGACAACAGCTTG ATAATGGCGTCCAGCTCCAGCATGAAAGGGCTCTATGTTGGAGATGCGCTTGCTTACCATATCATGCAGTCCCCTGCCAAGGTTGGAGAGCCTATCTTGTGTCAG ATTTCACAATGGTGGCGCTCATGGCCATCAGGAGGGAGATGCTGA
- the LOC127334822 gene encoding uncharacterized protein isoform X1 has product MGSPPPSGNLPPSFFLLSPPSSVRLLAATRCAVSVSLLMTATSPWTPDSAGTGRTRLLLLARGCPFSLPKLFLVGPPQRGQADARGRQAAVYPGGRRGAGPALRLQRLGSVRFMPSRAYTGYCEILVEEEGRTSRCGDCNDNSLIMASSSSMKGLYVGDALAYHIMQSPAKVGEPILCQLSRFGKAEKSVAYAR; this is encoded by the exons ATGGGTTCCCCGCCGCCGTCCGGCAATCTCCCGCCGTCGTTCTTTCTGCTGTCGCCCCCGTCATCCGTAAGGTTGCTCGCTGCTACGCGTTGCGCGGTTTCCGTGTCGCTGTTGATGACCGCAACGTCTCCATGGACGCCGGACTCGGCCGGGACCGGGAGAACCAGGTTGCTGCTGCTGGCCAGGGGCTGCCCCTTTTCCCTCCCGAAGCTCTTCCTCGTGGGGCCTCCTCAACGAGGCCAGGCAGATGCACGAGGCCGGCAAGCTGCGGTGTATCCTGGAGGGCGCCGCGGCGCGGGACCGGCCCTTCGTCTGCAACGCCTGGGGAGCGTCCGCTTCATGCCCTCCCGTGCCTACACGGGATACTGCGAGATCTTGGTCGAGGAGGAAGGCCGCACTAGCCGCTGCGGTGACTGCAACGACAACAGCTTG ATAATGGCGTCCAGCTCCAGCATGAAAGGGCTCTATGTTGGAGATGCGCTTGCTTACCATATCATGCAGTCCCCTGCCAAGGTTGGAGAGCCTATCTTGTGTCAG TTATCAAGGTTCGGGAAAGCGGAAAAAAGCGTCGCTTATGCGCGCTAA